The following coding sequences lie in one Arachis stenosperma cultivar V10309 chromosome 5, arast.V10309.gnm1.PFL2, whole genome shotgun sequence genomic window:
- the LOC130982172 gene encoding caltractin-like: MSAIYRGESYRGESRKHSKSRGRHHLTQQKKQEIKEAFELFDTDGSGTIDAKELNVAMRALGFEMTEEQINQMIADVDKDGSGAIDYEEFEYMMTAKIGERDTKEELMKAFQIIDQDKNGKISVSDIKRIAKELGERFTDREIQDMVEAADIDDDGEVNAEEFIRMMNRTNYHH; this comes from the exons ATG TCAGCTATATATAGAGGGGAATCGTATAGAGGGGAATCCAGGAAGCACAGCAAATCGAGAGGACGCCATCATTTGACCCAGCAGAAAAAGCAGGAGATTAAGGAAGCTTTTGAATTATTTGACACTGATGGCTCAG GTACTATTGATGCCAAGGAGCTGAATGTTGCCATGAG GGCCCTAGGGTTCGAGATGACAGAAGAG CAAATAAATCAAATGATAGCAGATGTGGACAAGGATGGTAGTGGTGCAATTGACTATGAAGAGTTTGAGTACATGATGACAGCTAAAATAGGAGAAAGGGACACTAAGGAAGAGCTCATGAAAGCTTTTCAGATTATTGATCAAGATAAAAAT GGAAAGATATCTGTATCAGACATTAAGCGCATTGCGAAAGAGCTAGGTGAAAGATTCACTGACAGAGAGATCCAGGACATGGTTGAGGCGGCAGACATAGATG ATGATGGAGAGGTTAATGCGGAGGAGTTCATAAGGATGATGAACAGAACCAACTACCATCACTAA